A region from the Brassica napus cultivar Da-Ae chromosome C8, Da-Ae, whole genome shotgun sequence genome encodes:
- the LOC111200018 gene encoding precursor of CEP1-like, whose translation MEMSNKHVSTFIFFLGLAVLHGIQYTEERHLKITSLEIESTYMNPEAENSSIVVTYTRRSVLQKAVITHPTDFRSTNPGNSPGVGHSHGRH comes from the coding sequence ATGGAAATGTCAAACAAGCATgtttctacatttatatttttccttGGATTGGCTGTTTTGCATGGAATTCAGTATACAGAAGAGAGACATTTGAAAATTACTTCGTTAGAGATTGAGTCAACTTATATGAATCCAGAGGCTGAGAATTCTAGCATTGTGGTCACATATACACGACGTAGTGTTCTTCAAAAGGCGGTCATCACCCACCCCACAGACTTCAGGTCGACAAATCCCGGCAACAGCCCAGGTGTTGGACACTCTCATGGACGACATTGA